In Streptomyces sp. NBC_00448, the following are encoded in one genomic region:
- a CDS encoding BTAD domain-containing putative transcriptional regulator codes for MARTTATGRNRPQQGGGAAQPPRRQRTFGDIVRAFGAFLALAVLVVAVPAALLMYIGSPFPHHFNSDVLQQPITSETFVNTLAVLVWVAWAQFTACVLVEAKAAVSGVGMPTRVPGSGPSQLLARQLIAALLLVGVSTAGLVPGLAQLGQQHSMESQARPGVAATAQATPGQQAAAHQAAVQHQSGPSASTAQGGGQSTQQATKFYRINPPEGRHHDSLWEIAQRHLGDGRRYKEIYQLNKDRVQPDGSQLSQASLIRPGWVLEMPADAHGGDLVEMPVASPHTAPDILHYAQHGGAKDTTAEGAHAAHQTPAGEQGGSGGSGGGSGGGAHESVAGGASEVVTGLSASHGFDLSDALIGAPLLAAGLLAALGRRRRTALWQSLTAGALRSPRTPTGAEADVADALRIGADQDAVNFLDRALRSLSVRLDADGRKLPVVYAAWLTEDALHLQLAWPDGQPPAPWQTGQDETFWQLERARLVEDIDTSAAAPYPGLAVLGTLDGARLLLNLEAVPGIVSLSGAKADREAVLASVAAELATNGWSDRMTVTLVGFAQDLTALAPARVRHIGTVAEVVEIMAAETVQRSGALRTAGQDSVLTGRTGRAQHTQWAPHLVLLAAEPSPEEAQRLAELAADAGRLGIGYLVGSGRTDLPGAAWELEITPAGRLLAPLLGLDMKAQLLPKTQYESVLRLFAEADGDGPGPEAPPFLVDLSDQGRPGVYARLLGPFEVVGVDAPDRERSGLLHEALALLLLHREGVHPRVLASALWPRGVTEDVRDALIARLRDWLGTDPDGGERLTLDGTGRIVLSTTVVSDWDVLQTLHHEATEGRAAGDPAARRRLLTDALSLARGRLFEDRAPGRYGWLGHEIVDAQHPVLVAEIALALASLHLDAHKPKAAVAAIETGMAISPDDERLWLAYLRSANATGDPGRLEAAAAALFARASANGPSRGLPPRVEALLDELLPVWRGSIAN; via the coding sequence ATGGCACGCACGACCGCCACGGGACGTAACCGCCCGCAGCAGGGCGGGGGAGCGGCCCAACCACCGCGCAGGCAGCGGACGTTCGGCGACATCGTGCGGGCGTTCGGGGCGTTCCTGGCGCTCGCGGTGCTGGTGGTGGCGGTGCCGGCCGCGCTGCTGATGTACATCGGGTCGCCGTTCCCGCACCACTTCAACTCCGACGTGCTCCAGCAACCGATCACCTCGGAGACGTTCGTCAACACGCTGGCGGTGCTGGTGTGGGTGGCGTGGGCGCAGTTCACCGCGTGCGTGCTGGTGGAGGCGAAGGCGGCGGTGTCCGGGGTCGGCATGCCCACCCGGGTGCCGGGCAGCGGCCCGAGCCAGTTGCTGGCACGGCAGTTGATCGCGGCGCTGCTGCTGGTCGGTGTGAGCACCGCGGGCCTGGTCCCGGGCCTCGCCCAACTCGGCCAGCAGCACTCGATGGAGAGCCAGGCCCGGCCCGGTGTGGCCGCGACCGCGCAGGCCACCCCCGGGCAGCAGGCGGCGGCCCATCAGGCCGCCGTGCAGCACCAGTCGGGGCCGAGCGCGTCCACCGCGCAGGGCGGCGGCCAGTCCACCCAGCAGGCGACGAAGTTCTACCGGATCAATCCGCCCGAGGGGCGGCACCACGACTCGCTGTGGGAGATAGCGCAGCGGCACCTCGGCGACGGCCGCCGCTACAAGGAGATCTACCAGCTCAACAAGGACCGCGTGCAGCCCGACGGTTCGCAGCTGTCGCAGGCCAGCCTGATCCGGCCCGGCTGGGTGCTGGAGATGCCCGCCGACGCGCACGGCGGCGACCTCGTCGAGATGCCCGTCGCGTCCCCGCACACCGCGCCCGACATCCTGCACTACGCCCAGCACGGCGGCGCGAAGGACACCACGGCCGAGGGCGCGCACGCCGCGCACCAGACCCCGGCGGGCGAGCAGGGCGGTTCGGGCGGCTCGGGCGGCGGTTCCGGCGGCGGTGCGCACGAGAGCGTCGCGGGCGGAGCGAGCGAGGTGGTCACCGGGCTCTCCGCGTCGCACGGCTTCGACCTGTCCGACGCGCTGATCGGCGCGCCGCTGCTCGCCGCGGGCCTGCTCGCCGCGCTGGGCCGGCGGCGGCGCACCGCGCTGTGGCAGTCGCTGACCGCGGGCGCGCTGCGCAGCCCGCGTACCCCGACCGGCGCGGAGGCCGACGTCGCGGACGCGCTGCGGATCGGTGCCGACCAGGACGCCGTCAACTTCCTGGACCGGGCGCTGCGTTCGCTGTCGGTCCGGCTCGACGCGGACGGCCGCAAGCTTCCCGTGGTGTACGCGGCCTGGCTCACCGAGGACGCGCTGCACCTGCAACTGGCCTGGCCGGACGGGCAGCCGCCGGCGCCCTGGCAGACCGGGCAGGACGAGACCTTCTGGCAGTTGGAGCGGGCCCGGCTGGTCGAGGACATCGACACCTCGGCGGCGGCCCCGTACCCGGGCCTGGCGGTGCTGGGCACCCTGGACGGCGCGCGGCTGCTGCTCAACCTCGAAGCGGTGCCCGGGATCGTGTCGCTGAGCGGCGCCAAGGCCGACCGCGAGGCCGTACTCGCCTCGGTCGCGGCCGAGTTGGCGACCAACGGCTGGTCGGACCGGATGACGGTCACGCTGGTCGGCTTCGCCCAGGACCTGACCGCGCTGGCGCCCGCGCGGGTGCGGCACATCGGCACGGTCGCCGAGGTCGTGGAGATCATGGCCGCGGAGACCGTGCAGCGCTCCGGGGCGCTGCGCACCGCGGGCCAGGACAGCGTGCTCACCGGCCGTACCGGCCGCGCCCAGCACACCCAGTGGGCGCCGCACCTGGTGCTGCTGGCCGCCGAGCCCTCGCCGGAGGAGGCGCAGCGGCTGGCCGAACTCGCCGCGGACGCAGGGCGGTTGGGCATCGGTTACCTGGTCGGCTCGGGCCGCACCGATCTGCCGGGCGCCGCATGGGAGTTGGAGATCACCCCGGCGGGGCGGCTGCTCGCGCCGCTGCTCGGCCTGGACATGAAGGCCCAGCTGCTGCCCAAGACGCAGTACGAGTCGGTGCTGCGGCTGTTCGCCGAGGCGGACGGCGACGGCCCCGGCCCGGAGGCGCCGCCGTTCCTGGTCGACCTCAGCGACCAGGGCCGCCCGGGGGTGTACGCGCGGCTGCTCGGCCCGTTCGAGGTGGTCGGCGTCGACGCGCCCGACCGGGAGCGCAGCGGCCTGCTGCACGAGGCGCTGGCGCTGCTGCTGCTGCACCGCGAGGGCGTGCACCCGCGGGTGCTGGCGTCCGCGCTGTGGCCGCGCGGGGTCACCGAGGACGTACGGGACGCGCTCATCGCCCGGCTGCGGGACTGGCTGGGCACCGACCCCGACGGCGGGGAGCGCCTCACCCTCGACGGCACCGGGCGGATCGTGCTCAGCACCACCGTCGTCTCGGACTGGGACGTCCTCCAGACGCTCCACCACGAGGCCACCGAGGGCCGCGCGGCGGGCGATCCGGCCGCCCGGCGCCGCCTGCTCACCGACGCCCTCTCGCTCGCCCGCGGCCGGCTCTTCGAGGACCGGGCGCCGGGCCGCTACGGCTGGCTCGGCCACGAGATCGTCGACGCGCAGCACCCGGTGCTGGTGGCGGAGATCGCGCTCGCGCTCGCCTCGCTCCACCTCGACGCGCACAAGCCGAAGGCGGCCGTCGCGGCGATCGAGACCGGCATGGCGATCTCACCCGACGACGAACGCCTCTGGCTGGCCTACCTGCGATCCGCCAACGCGACCGGCGATCCGGGACGGCTCGAGGCGGCTGCCGCGGCGCTCTTCGCCCGCGCCTCCGCCAACGGCCCGTCCAGGGGGCTGCCGCCACGGGTCGAGGCACTCCTGGACGAGCTGCTGCCCGTCTGGCGCGGCAGCATCGCCAACTGA
- a CDS encoding TadE/TadG family type IV pilus assembly protein has protein sequence MRAATKVQAPTNAVEAAVGVATDVVTGVAGDAAVGEALGNLVDDVVGNVMAFPKQTVPARRNAPAGPAAVDGSPLAGRTLTARLRALRGDDRGSGAAAVVIFALVFMALAAFVVDGGLSIAKRERAADIAEQAARYAAQDIDVEALRNAGSGAQPVIDYQQCTARVQQFARDVDLPASDWRRAGCPTPPTGPDRVEVVVYVTYKPILSGFFYKSSITVEGKADAVSITGPGN, from the coding sequence ATGAGGGCGGCGACGAAGGTGCAGGCGCCGACGAACGCGGTGGAAGCGGCCGTGGGCGTGGCTACGGACGTGGTTACGGGTGTCGCTGGGGACGCGGCCGTGGGCGAGGCGCTGGGCAACTTGGTGGACGACGTGGTGGGCAACGTGATGGCGTTCCCGAAGCAGACCGTCCCCGCAAGGCGCAACGCCCCCGCCGGTCCAGCCGCCGTGGACGGCAGCCCGCTCGCCGGCCGTACCCTGACCGCCCGGCTGCGCGCCCTGCGCGGCGACGACCGGGGCTCCGGCGCCGCCGCCGTGGTGATCTTCGCGCTGGTGTTCATGGCCCTCGCCGCCTTCGTGGTGGACGGCGGGCTGTCCATCGCCAAGCGCGAACGCGCCGCAGACATCGCCGAACAGGCCGCGCGGTACGCCGCTCAGGACATCGACGTGGAGGCGCTGCGCAACGCCGGGAGCGGCGCCCAGCCGGTGATCGACTACCAGCAGTGCACCGCCCGGGTGCAGCAGTTCGCCCGGGACGTCGACCTGCCGGCCAGCGACTGGCGCCGGGCCGGCTGCCCGACCCCGCCGACCGGGCCCGACCGGGTCGAGGTGGTGGTGTACGTGACCTACAAACCGATCCTCAGCGGCTTCTTCTACAAGAGCTCGATCACCGTCGAGGGCAAGGCCGACGCGGTGTCGATCACCGGCCCCGGCAACTGA
- a CDS encoding TadE/TadG family type IV pilus assembly protein: MEFALRARAAAVGGVRAAAGRCRTGRRDGDRGLSTIEVVILAPVIIMFVLMLVAFGQLVDGRGAVDGAARDAARAGSIEHSRSEAIQQAVQAAHDDLAGTCTKPATVTPVGDTSFRPDTLFTIEVTCTVRGLSFLGLPITKTVTSTSASPLDPYRRSAT, translated from the coding sequence ATGGAGTTCGCGCTCAGAGCGCGCGCCGCCGCGGTAGGCGGAGTACGCGCGGCGGCCGGCCGGTGCCGTACCGGGCGCCGCGACGGGGACCGGGGGCTGTCCACCATCGAGGTGGTCATCCTCGCCCCGGTGATCATCATGTTCGTGCTGATGCTGGTCGCGTTCGGCCAACTCGTCGACGGGCGCGGGGCGGTGGACGGTGCGGCTCGCGACGCCGCCCGGGCCGGCTCGATCGAGCACAGCCGCTCGGAGGCGATCCAGCAGGCGGTCCAGGCGGCGCACGACGACCTGGCGGGCACCTGCACCAAGCCGGCGACGGTCACCCCGGTCGGCGACACCAGCTTCCGTCCCGACACCCTCTTCACGATCGAAGTCACCTGCACAGTGCGCGGGTTGAGCTTCCTCGGGCTGCCCATCACCAAGACCGTGACCTCCACGTCGGCCTCGCCGCTCGACCCGTACCGCAGGTCGGCGACATGA
- a CDS encoding TadE family protein, translating into MGRTTRTLRRAVHRRLDAAHGDSGVGSRAPAAPGRAPARPGGDRGMTAIEFVFLTPVLFFMIFATVQFGMYYFADHVAQAAARAGARKARDEASTGQDWSGDASQTASDYIRQLGPELLIDPHVVPSRDANDADTVRVQVTAKVPTVFPLAGFSFKVNETSSGPVERFVPDNGG; encoded by the coding sequence ATGGGACGGACGACCCGTACTCTGCGCCGCGCCGTACACCGCCGGCTTGACGCGGCACACGGCGACAGCGGCGTGGGCAGCCGCGCGCCCGCGGCGCCGGGACGTGCTCCGGCACGCCCCGGCGGCGACCGCGGCATGACCGCGATCGAGTTCGTCTTCCTCACCCCGGTGCTGTTCTTCATGATCTTCGCGACCGTGCAGTTCGGGATGTACTACTTCGCCGACCATGTCGCGCAGGCGGCGGCGCGGGCCGGCGCCCGCAAGGCGAGGGACGAGGCGTCGACCGGCCAGGACTGGTCCGGGGACGCGAGTCAGACCGCGAGCGACTACATCCGGCAACTCGGGCCCGAGCTCCTGATCGACCCGCACGTCGTCCCGAGCAGGGACGCGAACGACGCCGACACCGTCCGCGTCCAGGTGACGGCGAAGGTGCCCACGGTCTTCCCGCTGGCGGGCTTCTCCTTCAAGGTGAACGAGACGTCGTCGGGTCCGGTCGAGCGGTTCGTGCCGGACAACGGGGGATGA
- a CDS encoding type II secretion system F family protein, whose protein sequence is MPSRRSAVSTIAQIDALRATGATTADTTGNSVKAEGWRAQLGRRVAAFYLQQGWELRSLRSDLAVLDRSWETFLATKTALAAAGVVFGPALVAVGAEVGFGISPIIPVWLAVLFAVVFFLLPDLEVRRDAAAKRKDLRRVIGAYLDLVSMNLAGGRGLPEALMAAAEISDGWALMRIRNCLADARITGTSQWVALGRLGDELGIEELQDLGVTLALVADDGAKIRESLASRAETMRHRELSEIEGQAGEQSQSMLVAQMLLAAGFLVFLIYPAAMRVFQV, encoded by the coding sequence ATGCCGAGCCGGCGCAGCGCGGTGTCCACCATCGCGCAGATCGACGCGCTGCGCGCCACCGGTGCCACCACTGCCGACACCACCGGCAACTCCGTCAAGGCCGAGGGCTGGCGCGCCCAACTCGGTCGGAGGGTCGCCGCCTTCTACCTGCAGCAGGGCTGGGAGCTGCGCTCGCTGCGTTCCGACCTCGCGGTGCTCGACCGCAGTTGGGAGACGTTCCTCGCCACCAAGACGGCGCTGGCCGCGGCCGGTGTGGTCTTCGGCCCGGCGCTCGTCGCGGTGGGCGCGGAAGTGGGCTTCGGCATCAGCCCGATCATCCCGGTCTGGCTGGCGGTGCTGTTCGCCGTGGTGTTCTTCCTGCTGCCCGACCTCGAGGTGCGGCGGGACGCCGCGGCCAAGCGCAAGGACCTTCGGCGGGTGATCGGCGCCTATCTCGACCTGGTGTCGATGAACCTGGCCGGCGGCCGCGGTCTGCCCGAGGCGCTGATGGCGGCCGCGGAGATCAGTGACGGCTGGGCGCTGATGCGCATCCGCAACTGCCTTGCCGACGCGCGGATCACCGGCACCAGCCAGTGGGTCGCCCTCGGCCGGCTCGGCGACGAACTGGGCATCGAGGAGTTGCAGGACCTCGGCGTCACGCTCGCGCTGGTCGCGGACGACGGCGCGAAGATCCGCGAGTCGCTGGCCTCGCGCGCGGAGACGATGCGCCACCGGGAACTGTCCGAGATCGAGGGCCAGGCCGGCGAGCAGTCCCAGTCCATGCTGGTCGCGCAGATGCTGCTCGCCGCCGGCTTCCTGGTCTTCCTGATCTACCCCGCCGCGATGCGGGTCTTCCAGGTCTGA
- a CDS encoding type II secretion system F family protein: protein MSGFFSMTTLYGLLAGAVGGGGIALFVVAMRGWTPKPVAPGQSGAERASEISRFLTQRGSIAIVVGLAVLGLTRWLVLGAATALLVFAWDRLFGGASDERAAMKRVEALAGWTESLRDTIAGAVGLEQAIPASARAAAPALRVHLDALVDRLRARWPLPDALQMLADEIDDASADIIIAALILNARLRGPGLRDVLGALAKSAREEVDMRQRVMAQRASTRRSVQIVVVVSVVFVLGLAIFNRGFVQPYSSAVGQLVLAIVCLLFAAGFWWLRKLSKIETPDRFLVHGPERTAQQPPTVGQFPAGGPQGAAGRQGGPYGGAAQQAPGAAQAVPGYGAQGRPAVPGQGAGNL, encoded by the coding sequence ATGTCCGGCTTCTTCTCGATGACCACGCTCTACGGTCTGCTCGCCGGGGCGGTGGGCGGCGGCGGCATCGCGCTGTTCGTCGTCGCGATGCGCGGCTGGACGCCCAAGCCGGTGGCCCCCGGGCAGTCCGGCGCCGAACGCGCCTCGGAGATCAGCCGGTTCCTCACCCAGCGCGGTTCGATCGCCATCGTGGTCGGCCTCGCGGTACTCGGCCTGACCCGGTGGCTGGTGCTCGGCGCGGCCACCGCACTGCTCGTCTTCGCCTGGGACCGGCTGTTCGGCGGAGCCTCCGACGAACGCGCCGCGATGAAACGGGTCGAGGCGCTGGCCGGCTGGACCGAGTCGCTGCGCGACACCATCGCCGGCGCCGTCGGCCTGGAGCAGGCCATACCGGCCTCCGCCCGGGCCGCCGCGCCCGCGCTGCGGGTCCATCTCGACGCCCTCGTCGACCGGTTGCGGGCCCGCTGGCCGCTGCCGGACGCGCTCCAGATGCTCGCCGACGAGATCGACGACGCCTCGGCCGACATCATCATCGCCGCCCTCATCCTCAACGCCCGGCTGCGCGGCCCCGGTCTGCGGGACGTGCTCGGCGCACTGGCCAAGTCCGCCCGCGAGGAAGTGGACATGCGGCAGCGCGTGATGGCGCAGCGGGCCAGCACCCGGCGCAGCGTGCAGATCGTGGTCGTGGTCTCCGTGGTGTTCGTACTGGGCCTGGCCATCTTCAACCGCGGCTTCGTCCAGCCGTACAGCAGCGCGGTGGGCCAACTCGTGCTCGCCATCGTGTGCCTGCTGTTCGCGGCCGGGTTCTGGTGGCTGCGCAAGCTGTCGAAGATCGAGACGCCGGACCGCTTCCTCGTGCACGGCCCCGAGCGCACCGCCCAACAGCCGCCCACGGTCGGGCAGTTCCCGGCCGGCGGTCCGCAGGGCGCGGCCGGCCGGCAGGGCGGACCCTACGGTGGTGCGGCCCAGCAGGCGCCCGGAGCGGCACAGGCCGTCCCGGGTTACGGAGCGCAGGGCCGTCCGGCCGTGCCGGGACAGGGGGCCGGCAACCTGTGA
- a CDS encoding CpaF family protein, whose product MSEVDHSLVKRFRQEAGDRIAEQRRLDQVAARTAMSPEDERHFARAIIAQILEDYARAEIAVGRTPPDAHGEEAYAAAVHAALFGVGRLQPLLDDPEVENIDINGCDQVFVGYSDGRELQAEPVAETDEELIELIQVLGAYSGLSSRPFDTANPQLDLRLPDGSRLSAVMDVTRRPALSIRRARLGKVFLADLVGNHTITPEVGSFLSSAVLARKNLMIAGATNAGKTTLLRAMANVIPTHERLITVERALELGLDQFPELHPNVVAFEERLPNSEGLGAISMAELVRRSLRMNPSRVIVGEVLGDEIVTMLNAMSQGNDGSLSTIHANGSAEVFNRISTYALQAKERLPVEASQMLVAGAIDFVVFIQRRNDFQRGGTLRRVVTSIREVNGVDGRVLSSEIFAEHPDAAVALPHAPISCLDELLANGYQPTGVWR is encoded by the coding sequence ATGAGCGAGGTGGACCACTCGCTCGTCAAACGCTTCCGGCAGGAGGCGGGTGACCGCATCGCCGAGCAGCGGCGGCTGGACCAGGTCGCGGCCCGCACCGCGATGTCGCCGGAGGACGAACGGCACTTCGCCCGCGCGATCATCGCCCAGATACTCGAGGACTACGCGCGCGCCGAGATCGCCGTCGGCCGCACCCCGCCGGACGCCCACGGCGAGGAGGCGTACGCCGCCGCGGTGCACGCCGCGCTGTTCGGCGTCGGCCGGCTCCAGCCGCTGCTGGACGACCCCGAGGTCGAGAACATCGACATCAACGGCTGCGACCAGGTCTTCGTCGGCTACTCCGACGGCCGTGAACTGCAGGCCGAGCCGGTCGCCGAGACCGACGAGGAACTGATCGAGCTGATCCAGGTGCTCGGCGCCTACTCCGGCCTGTCCTCGCGCCCGTTCGACACCGCCAACCCGCAACTCGACCTGCGGCTGCCCGACGGCTCCCGGCTCTCGGCGGTCATGGACGTCACCCGCCGCCCCGCGCTGTCCATCCGGCGCGCCCGCCTGGGCAAGGTCTTCCTCGCCGACCTGGTCGGCAACCACACGATCACCCCCGAGGTCGGGTCGTTCCTGTCCTCGGCGGTGCTCGCCCGCAAGAACCTGATGATCGCCGGGGCCACCAACGCCGGGAAGACCACGCTGCTGCGTGCGATGGCCAACGTGATCCCGACGCACGAGCGCCTCATCACCGTCGAGCGAGCCCTGGAACTCGGCCTCGACCAGTTCCCCGAACTCCACCCCAACGTCGTGGCGTTCGAGGAGCGGCTGCCCAACTCCGAGGGCCTGGGCGCCATCTCCATGGCCGAACTCGTCCGCCGCTCGCTGCGTATGAACCCCTCCCGCGTCATCGTCGGCGAGGTGCTCGGCGACGAGATCGTCACCATGCTCAACGCCATGTCGCAGGGCAACGACGGCTCGCTGTCGACGATCCACGCCAACGGCTCCGCCGAGGTCTTCAACCGCATCTCCACCTACGCGCTGCAGGCAAAGGAGCGGCTGCCGGTGGAGGCGTCGCAGATGCTGGTGGCCGGCGCCATCGACTTCGTGGTCTTCATCCAGCGTCGCAACGACTTCCAGCGCGGCGGCACCCTGCGCCGCGTCGTCACCTCCATCCGCGAGGTGAACGGCGTGGACGGCCGCGTCCTTTCCAGCGAGATCTTCGCCGAGCACCCGGACGCGGCGGTGGCCCTGCCCCACGCGCCCATCTCCTGCCTCGACGAACTGCTCGCCAACGGCTACCAGCCCACGGGGGTGTGGCGGTAA